The Chrysemys picta bellii isolate R12L10 chromosome 12, ASM1138683v2, whole genome shotgun sequence genome has a segment encoding these proteins:
- the LOC101931105 gene encoding sterile alpha motif domain-containing protein 9-like has translation MLPLVEWNESHVRCWLESIGIKKKYVEKLCEEEVTGAVLKELDEPFLKSMGMKEGQIYIIILKRNELLEHLQKNAGVDSAQADNPSIKASEVLGSKITTNDDKKRVKNRNSAVSMRANAPTEETDSDLKALSIKQPESFHVTSYQKGSSETDNSGAVEETGKEHTEKTMSTFCRRGSRKSQSLHENTVESLTLSKFRQFKNEDINFKYVKNRILAPETGVIDLITPCHEYKSFTIAAKLDRPRLQAKFAYEVIRYASACMNVRTNGTIHFGVMDSVEDKGWKHGQIAGIPVDIEPSSSTVKGKIFQVRLPRFNEHSNKVTFDKIPVLYQRVGTKSEPVKNEELVTFIQGLQEKDVRREKAESSSNEDPMEISQNLGRKLSVLFTDGKNYMNDALLYILVTNSYGKEDLKSVNFLMRMNIFCVFDFDEDSNVSGLYAKYKEHHETRPHFLQNYSNESKMSTTEFQKHLGLFDHTSWIFCNGRSDFRGDEKSCDEDTWIRTKKKYLKKAISFICDEILPKGSFVVLFLLLSPVEKPIVDTFQEFYSEMNGMDYIICIAESKENYEKWANLAQASCNIETLEQRSIVGMKLSHVDATIQNMMPSAICSRHLPVSTRGLCVLPTLEEEKMSSLEILCADQCDDIKLDRSCGEVIEREACEEVHKILDDILHGNRIRYSVAKLKIFHQPGSGGSTIARQVLWKRRKDLRCAVVKSSYPIATVSKHAVHFREYDENDIKNSLPVLLLVEDYDEDYLDELKNLMDAMAARRSHFSKPCFVLLGCKRSNVPEKLCKASPLDTVAVTHKLTDQEKHLFKTKFEKLKKQEDFKHEFILTFVLMSVEFDETYVREFVEHLLQGIDLSSPVTNLMRYVALLNFYVHNSYISLSHCEAFLGLGAYTEKRVREYDFKNNLSEQARLIFIELRENTTCISSVHIIHYLVAKEILHQLSGSQPQSQIAMNLLQEKVLLNHRFGREEFMKFIRDLFIRRDKKSRGDNTDSLFSPFIEHVCKVEDCEKAIEVLKTAYECLGKDAFFAQQLARLHYNHEKFEDAEYWAGVAKSHLPNDSFILDTEGQVYRKWFSFTVDKETDEATPGGIIQMIEIALKAMKCFRAAQQAAKSEIDSMNNAGYFGEVEVGCRLLKLLSTLEVFPRNTQGEHSELVRYLLTDYIPEEIKKPWGKLHSRLKGLRQNIYNALDWISEDLSYFQTDKNQEKQDEDAREEKEEQVYNPRKWLKRQSEVYAKFFTSEYPMGENNAEPETQLVRRMNIYKYGGGSVTTILSFLTDSKETRSIEKLEKIINFYPDDPQKERLEDIDLINYILCHITLACLSPGSSKLLPFQTLRELSNRFFKQRRTAFPASAHFLLTLLYWPDDALDKEPNPDNNDILISALQTMKRMHDIKVKNIAPRKKKIYTHFFLGKDSGLSKIMHKTRIDKLIDGSLNDRRMKWQHGDVWNIGKIRDVLRRVSGWTENGKLFVQGHVGQIRIVPLHYDSVPQGNENVTFYLGFSFNGLVAHDIQVNK, from the exons ATGCTACCTTTGGTTGAATGGAACGAGTCTCATGTTAGATGCTGGCTAGAATCTATTGGAATTAAGAAAAAATATGTAGAAAAGCTCTGTGAAGAAGAAGTGACTGGCGCAGTGCTCAAAGAATTAGATGAACCTTTCCTCAAAAGCATGGGTATGAAAGAAGGCCAAATCTACATAATAATACTAAAAAGAAATGAACTTTTGGAACATTTGCAGAAAAATGCAGGGGTAGACTCAGCCCAAGCAGATAATCCCAGCATTAAGGCTTCAGAAGTGTTGGGTTCTAAAATCACTACCAATGATGATAAAAAGAGAGTAAAAAACAGGAATTCAGCTGTGTCTATGAGGGCTAATGCACCAACTGAAGAGACAGacagtgatttaaaggccctcAGCATCAAACAGCCCGAAAGTTTTCATGTAACATCTTACCAGAAGGGATCTTCAGAAACAGACAACTCTGGGGCAGTAGAAGAGACTGGTAAGGAGCACACAGAAAAAACAATGTCTACTTTTTGCAGGAGAGGAAGTAGAAAAAGTCAATCCTTACATGAAAACACAGTTGAATCATTAACTCTGAGCAAATTCAGgcaatttaaaaatgaagacattaattttaaatatgtgAAAAACAGAATTCTTGCGCCGGAAACTGGAGTCATAGATTTGATTACCCCTTGCCATGAATACAAATCTTTTACAATTGCTGCAAAGCTGGACAGGCCACGACTGCAAGCAAAGTTTGCCTATGAAGTGATTAGATATGCCTCGGCCTGCATGAATGTTCGAACAAATGGCACAATACACTTTGGTGTAATGGACAGTGTTGAAGACAAGGGCTGGAAACACGGACAGATAGCTGGTATACCG GTTGACATTGAACCATCATCCAGTACAGTGAAGGGGAAGATCTTTCAAGTACGCTTACCTAGATTTAACGAACACAGTAATAAGGTGACCTTCGACAAAATTCCAGTTCTCTATCAAAGAGTGGGAACAAAGTCTGAGCCTGTAAAGAATGAAGAACTAGTGACTTTTATTCAGGGTTTACAAGAGAAAGATGTCAGAAGGGAAAAGGCTGAGTCCTCCAGTAATGAGGACCCTATGGAAATTTCCCAAAATTTAGGGCGGAAGTTATCAGTCCTATTCACTGATGGCAAGAACTATATGAATGATGCTCTATTGTACATTCTTGTCACAAATAGCTATGGAAAAGAAGATCTGAAATCTGTCAACTTTTTAATGCGCATGAATATTTTCTGTGTCTTTGATTTCGATGAGGATTCCAATGTGTCAGGTTTATATGCCAAGTACAAAGAGCATCATGAAACAAGACCACATTTCTTGCAAAATTATTCCAATGAAAGCAAGATGAGCACCACTGAATTTCAAAAACATTTGGGCCTATTTGATCACACCAGTTGGATATTTTGCAATGGACGCAGTGACTTCCGTGGCGATGAAAAATCTTGTGATGAAGACACTTGGATTAGAACAAAAAAGAAGTATCTTAAAAAAGCCATTTCGTTTATCTGTGATGAAATCCTTCCTAAGGGATCTTTTGTGGTATTGTTCCTCCTCTTATCACCTGTGGAGAAGCCAATTGTAGACACCTTCCAGGAATTCTATTCAGAAATGAATGGTATGGATTATATCATATGCATTGCAGAGTCCAAAGAAAATTATGAGAAGTGGGCTAACCTAGCTCAGGCATCTTGTAATATTGAGACACTAGAACAGAGGAGCATTGTGGGCATGAAGCTAAGTCACGTAGATGCCACTATTCAAAACATGATGCCATCTGCAATATGTTCCAGACATTTACCAGTTTCCACAAGAGGCCTGTGTGTGCTTCCAacactggaagaagaaaaaatgtctTCCCttgaaatactgtgtgcagatcaaTGTGATGATATCAAACTGGATC GTAGCTGTGGAGAAGTCATTGAACGGGAGGCCTGTGAAGAGGTTCATAAAATCTTAGATGATATTTTGCACGGGAACAGAATCAGGTATTCTGTGGCTAAACTAAAAATATTTCATCAACCTGGAAGTGGAGGAAGCACCATTGCAAGGCAAGTACTATGGAAAAGAAGAAAGGATTTAAGATGTGCTGTGGTCAAATCCTCATATCCAATTGCAACTGTCTCCAAGCATGCAGTTCATTTTAGAGAATATGATGAAAATGACATAAAGAATTCTCTCCCAGTCCTTCTCCTGGTTGAAGATTATGATGAAGATTATCTGGATGAATTAAAAAATTTAATGGATGCAATGGCAGCTCGAAGAAGTCATTTTTCTAAGCCTTGTTTCGTCCTCTTGGGCTGTAAGCGATCTAATGTCCCTGAAAAGCTTTGCAAAGCTTCTCCTCTCGATACAGTTGCCGTCACGCACAAACTGACAGACCAAGAGAAACACCTGTTTAAAACCAAATTTGAAAAACTTAAAAAGCAGGAAGACTTCAAGCATGAATTTATTCTTACATTTGTCTTAATGAGTGTGGAGTTTGATGAAACGTATGTGAGGGAGTTTGTAGAGCACCTGCTGCAAGGCATAGACCTTTCTTCCCCTGTTACTAATTTAATGAGGTATGTTGCTTTGCTCAATTTCTATGTTCATAATTCATACATTTCATTATCACACTGTGAAGCTTTTCTAGGGCTGGGGGCATATACagaaaagagagtgagagaaTATGATTTCAAAAATAACTTAAGTGAACAGGCAAGACTTATTTTTATTGAATTAAGAGAAAATACCACCTGTATTTCATCTGTCCATATCATACATTACCTGGTTGCAAAAGAAATTCTGCATCAGCTCTCAGGAAGTCAGCCTCAAAGTCAAATTGCAATGAATCTTCTCCAGGAAAAAGTGCTTTTAAACCATAGATTTGGACGAGAAGAGTTCATGAAGTTCATCAGAGATCTGTTCATACGACGCGACAAGAAGAGCAGGGGAGACAATACTGACAGCCTCTTCTCTCCATTCATTGAGCATGTCTGTAAGGTTGAAGACTGTGAAAAAGCTATAGAGGTTTTAAAAACTGCATATGAATGCCTGGGAAAAGATGCCTTCTTTGCCCAGCAGCTTGCTCGATTGCATTACAATCATGAAAAATTTGAGGATGCAGAATATTGGGCAGGGGTAGCCAAATCTCATTTGCCAAATGATTCTTTTATTTTGGATACAGAAGGTCAAGTGTACAGGAAATGGTTTAGTTTTACTGTGGACAAAGAGACAGATGAAGCCACTCCTGGTGGAATCATTCAGATGATAGAAATTGCCCTTAAAGCTATGAAATGCTTCAGGGCTGCACAACAGGCTGCTAAGTCAGAGATCGACAGCATGAACAATGCTGGTTATTTTGGAGAGGTTGAAGTGGGATGTCGTCTACTAAAACTCCTGTCTACACTTGAGGTATTTCCCAGAAACACACAAGGGGAACATTCTGAGCTTGTGCGTTATTTGCTAACGGACTACATTCCTGAGGAAATTAAAAAACCCTGGGGAAAGCTTCACAGTCGTTTAAAAGGCTTACGCCAGAACATTTATAATGCTCTGGACTGGATTTCAGAAGATCTAAGTTATTTCCAAACAGATAAAAACCAGGAGAAACAGGATGAGGAcgcaagggaggagaaggaagaacaaGTTTACAATCCCAGAAAGTGGTTGAAAAGACAGTCTGAGGTATATGCTAAGTTCTTTACCTCCGAGTATCCTATGGGAGAAAACAATGCAGAACCCGAAACTCAACTCGTCAGACGTATGAACATCTATAAGTATGGTGGTGGCAGTGTCACTACTATACTTTCATTTTTGACAGATTCAAAGGAGACGAGGTCAATTGAAAAGCTAgaaaaaatcattaatttttaCCCAGATGACCCACAGAAAGAGAGGCTAGAGGATATTGATCTCATCAATTACATTTTGTGTCACATCACACTAGCATGTTTATCTCCTGGATCTTCCAAACTTCTTCCTTTTCAAACACTTAGAGAACTCAGCAATAGATTTTTTAAACAGAGAAGAACAGCATTTCCAGCAAGTGCCCATTTTTTGCTCACCTTACTGTACTGGCCTGATGATGCATTAGACAAAGAACCTAATCCAGATAACAATGATATTCTCATATCAGCTCTTCAGACTATGAAACGCATGCATGACA